A single Mangrovimonas sp. YM274 DNA region contains:
- a CDS encoding glycosyltransferase family 4 protein, which yields MNFIKICFITREYAHPKMGKTGGIGVFVKQFTQELQQRGHNITIFSFGSTAMEFKDHGVQVVSIKDLSTINERIKSPFRRFKIPGYITLKRGLEFVNRRFISWKASKFVSKQGFDLVEFHDYGGDACYFKGQLPKVVRCHGSGLTLHQFMGYDNRLSDTIFERRFFKRIHTNVIAVSQHSADITQKSFNLPQRPTVLYNGVTMPVLPTRKNYLQEPTQPFSIFYFGSIRERKGIDIACRVFNKVLEHFPQATFHIMGNNNNDYWNQKAINLLSDKARLQTTYHGAVPNAEIESYLQKAHVVLFPSFGENFSVGLLEVMALGKVVITSNIPSFQEIIQHGVNGLLAQIEEDYEVLVTQLFLNKINAEQLSTEARKTIEQNFDWKLLIEKNIKYYQSLI from the coding sequence ATGAATTTTATAAAAATTTGCTTTATTACCAGAGAATATGCCCATCCCAAAATGGGCAAAACAGGAGGGATAGGGGTATTTGTCAAACAATTCACCCAGGAGCTACAGCAACGGGGGCATAATATAACAATCTTTTCATTTGGCTCGACAGCAATGGAGTTTAAGGATCATGGAGTGCAGGTGGTAAGCATTAAGGACTTAAGTACAATTAATGAACGCATAAAGAGCCCTTTCAGACGTTTTAAAATACCGGGATACATCACCTTAAAGCGGGGCTTGGAATTCGTTAATCGCAGGTTCATTTCCTGGAAAGCCTCCAAGTTTGTTAGCAAACAAGGCTTTGATTTGGTAGAGTTTCACGACTATGGAGGCGATGCTTGTTACTTCAAGGGGCAATTGCCCAAAGTGGTCCGTTGCCATGGCTCTGGTCTAACCTTGCACCAATTCATGGGCTACGATAATAGGCTGTCAGACACAATTTTCGAACGTCGTTTTTTTAAACGCATACATACCAATGTCATAGCGGTATCCCAACACTCGGCAGACATAACCCAAAAAAGCTTCAATTTGCCTCAGCGACCTACAGTATTATACAATGGGGTCACGATGCCGGTCTTGCCAACTCGTAAAAACTATTTACAAGAACCAACCCAGCCTTTTAGCATCTTTTATTTTGGCTCCATTAGGGAAAGAAAAGGGATCGACATAGCCTGCAGGGTCTTTAATAAGGTACTGGAGCATTTCCCTCAGGCTACCTTTCATATAATGGGCAATAACAATAACGATTATTGGAACCAAAAGGCAATTAACCTCTTGTCAGACAAAGCACGTCTGCAAACCACCTATCATGGAGCCGTTCCAAATGCCGAAATTGAATCTTACTTGCAAAAGGCCCATGTAGTGCTCTTTCCTTCTTTTGGGGAGAATTTTTCCGTTGGACTACTAGAGGTAATGGCCTTGGGAAAAGTGGTCATTACCTCAAACATACCATCATTTCAGGAAATCATCCAACATGGTGTTAATGGTTTACTGGCCCAGATAGAAGAAGACTATGAAGTCCTGGTCACACAACTGTTTCTGAATAAAATAAATGCGGAGCAGCTGTCTACCGAAGCAAGAAAGACGATTGAACAAAACTTCGATTGGAAGCTTCTTATAGAGAAAAACATAAAATATTACCAATCCTTGATTTAA
- a CDS encoding glycosyltransferase family 2 protein: protein MKVTTLSIVIPAYNEALTIYMILDKVRKVELLNSIEKEILIVNDCSLDNTTEIVKSYIENHPTINIKYFEHHINMGKGSALHTGIKNATGDYIVIQDADLEYDPNDYNELLNPVINGLADVVYGSRFKGSKAHRILFFWHTIGNRFLTFLSNMFNNLNLSDMETCYKLFRTDLIQSLDLKEQRFGFEPEVTAKISRIPKVRIYEVGISYYGRTYDEGKKINWKDGFRAIYCIFKYGIFK, encoded by the coding sequence ATGAAAGTAACTACACTATCCATTGTAATTCCGGCTTATAATGAAGCTTTAACCATTTATATGATCTTAGATAAGGTACGAAAAGTTGAACTGTTGAATAGCATAGAAAAAGAAATCCTTATTGTAAATGATTGCTCTCTAGATAATACAACAGAAATCGTAAAATCTTATATAGAAAATCACCCCACAATAAATATAAAATATTTTGAGCATCATATCAACATGGGTAAAGGATCAGCACTTCATACTGGAATAAAAAATGCAACAGGTGATTATATTGTTATACAGGATGCCGATTTGGAATATGATCCTAATGATTATAACGAATTATTAAATCCTGTTATTAATGGACTTGCCGATGTAGTTTATGGTTCTAGGTTTAAAGGTAGTAAAGCCCATAGAATTTTGTTTTTTTGGCACACCATCGGCAATAGGTTTTTAACTTTTTTATCCAACATGTTTAATAATTTAAACTTGTCTGATATGGAAACTTGTTACAAATTATTTAGAACAGATTTGATACAGAGTTTGGATTTAAAGGAACAGCGTTTTGGTTTTGAACCAGAGGTTACTGCAAAAATTTCTAGAATTCCAAAAGTAAGGATATACGAAGTTGGTATATCCTATTATGGACGTACATATGATGAAGGTAAAAAAATAAATTGGAAGGATGGTTTTAGAGCAATTTATTGCATCTTTAAATATGGGATTTTTAAATAA
- a CDS encoding glycosyltransferase produces the protein MKEHLNTQPLISVVMATYNGEKFIAEAIQSILDQTYKNFEFLIVDDGSTDRTQEIIRGFRDHRIRYIKKEANTGIADSLNKGIAQAQGTYIARMDDDDVSFPHRLERQLEVFANDNQIIFCGTSVEDINGKTLGTPSQHEDISLKLVFSNPIFHPTVMIPREILLLERYNPNAVPSEDYDLWSRLIFKGKFHQLEEALLYCRIHQTSVTANRRKEQLVRNIPIAQYIHKKLGILTHPEQDDLLRAFTEHDYTINGIELRSLVSWFEKLKKGNADKRIFDKEKFDSLSQRQLEGFLISYFINRKIVEKIGPFIFLPIKYKIKILNYYLKKNKEVT, from the coding sequence TTGAAAGAGCATCTAAATACCCAACCCTTAATCTCTGTTGTGATGGCCACCTATAATGGAGAGAAATTTATAGCCGAGGCCATCCAAAGTATCTTGGACCAGACCTATAAAAACTTTGAGTTCCTTATTGTGGACGATGGTTCTACCGATAGGACTCAGGAAATTATTCGGGGTTTTAGGGATCATAGAATTAGGTATATAAAAAAGGAAGCCAATACAGGAATTGCAGATAGTTTAAATAAGGGGATTGCTCAGGCCCAAGGAACCTACATCGCACGAATGGATGATGATGATGTGTCTTTTCCTCATCGATTGGAAAGGCAATTGGAAGTATTTGCAAACGATAATCAAATAATTTTTTGTGGGACTTCAGTTGAGGATATAAATGGGAAAACATTGGGAACTCCTTCTCAACATGAGGATATCTCTCTGAAACTAGTCTTTTCAAACCCTATTTTTCATCCCACAGTTATGATTCCTAGAGAAATTCTTTTACTGGAGAGGTATAATCCTAATGCGGTTCCGTCAGAAGATTATGATTTGTGGAGTAGATTGATTTTTAAAGGGAAATTCCATCAATTGGAAGAAGCTCTACTTTATTGCAGGATACATCAAACTAGTGTAACGGCAAATAGAAGAAAAGAACAGCTAGTACGCAACATTCCAATAGCTCAATATATTCATAAAAAGTTAGGAATTTTGACTCACCCAGAGCAGGATGACCTTTTACGGGCTTTTACAGAACACGATTATACTATTAATGGCATAGAGCTGAGAAGTTTGGTGTCATGGTTTGAGAAGTTAAAAAAGGGTAATGCAGATAAGCGCATATTTGATAAAGAAAAATTTGATTCTCTATCACAAAGACAATTAGAGGGATTTTTGATATCTTATTTTATAAATAGAAAAATAGTAGAAAAAATTGGTCCCTTTATATTTTTACCTATAAAATATAAAATCAAGATTTTAAATTATTATTTGAAAAAAAATAAAGAGGTAACTTAA
- a CDS encoding glycosyltransferase, translating to MKPLVSVIVPNYNHLKFLKQRLESIFNQTYQNFEVILLDDCSSDKSVDFLKNYKSHPRVSHLVVNRKNSESPFKQWQKGISIAKGKFIWIAESDDYCELTFLEKTIEQLMSGARICYTQTMDVNEDGRLHLHRKEYTRNLVPNIWLNDFKIEGNKLIRDYLVIKNIIPNASAVVFDKSLITTNTFDRDLLSMRMCGDWLFWLKICKNTEIAFVHEPLNYFRGHENTSRFHRTNKEKQQRLLEEAEIRNYIYREWGLTLKKLENELYLNWFKLNKFKYILKSNFYRIRIKPTHKIELLIYFLKYRLLKSYKAEI from the coding sequence TTGAAACCATTAGTAAGTGTAATTGTTCCTAATTACAACCATTTAAAATTTTTAAAACAAAGGCTTGAAAGTATTTTTAATCAAACCTATCAAAATTTTGAAGTGATTTTATTAGATGATTGTAGTTCAGATAAGAGTGTAGACTTTTTGAAAAATTACAAAAGTCATCCAAGGGTGTCTCATTTGGTAGTTAATAGAAAAAATTCGGAATCTCCTTTTAAGCAGTGGCAAAAAGGGATTTCAATTGCAAAAGGAAAATTTATCTGGATAGCAGAAAGTGATGATTATTGTGAATTGACATTTCTAGAAAAGACAATTGAGCAATTGATGTCTGGGGCCAGAATTTGCTATACGCAAACAATGGATGTTAACGAAGATGGAAGGCTTCACTTACATCGTAAAGAGTATACCAGAAATCTAGTTCCTAATATATGGTTAAATGACTTTAAAATTGAAGGGAATAAGCTAATTAGGGATTATCTGGTGATTAAAAATATCATTCCTAATGCCAGTGCCGTAGTTTTTGATAAAAGTTTGATAACTACAAATACATTTGATAGAGATTTGTTGAGCATGCGCATGTGTGGGGATTGGTTATTTTGGCTTAAAATTTGCAAAAATACAGAGATAGCATTTGTTCATGAACCTCTGAACTATTTCAGGGGTCATGAAAACACATCTAGATTTCATAGAACAAATAAGGAAAAGCAACAAAGATTACTTGAAGAAGCAGAAATAAGAAATTATATTTACAGAGAGTGGGGGCTTACATTAAAGAAACTTGAAAACGAATTGTATTTAAATTGGTTTAAACTTAATAAATTCAAGTATATTTTAAAATCCAATTTCTACAGAATAAGAATAAAGCCAACTCATAAAATAGAACTGTTGATTTACTTTCTGAAATACAGATTGCTAAAAAGTTATAAAGCCGAAATTTGA
- a CDS encoding acyltransferase, translated as MGEIRNSLKVNQITFTRFIAAISIVVYHYGKDIFPFNLEVIGFLFKKANVAVSYFFFLSGFVLVIAYSNKTKINNFSFIKNRFARLYPVYLLAIILIVIYKAVVNFYNFDLKGMVLNLFMVQSWFPGKALAFNVPAWSLSVEVFFYALFPFFFNSFYNGNKLSKNYILIIISFWVLSQILLHLYMMTDFFEKFASTRVLHEFFHFFPLMHLNEFLIGNLAGFFFKQNLKTWKKDYDKLILINLILLLVFLKYVHVFNYHNGLLLILFLPLVLLISLNSGKITSIFNKPSLIFLGEISYGIYILQLPIYIITFKVFKVLNLNNPTLHFYFYLILLIVLSSLSYKLIENPLREYIKRSHLSGK; from the coding sequence TTGGGAGAGATAAGAAATAGCTTAAAGGTTAACCAGATTACTTTTACTAGATTCATTGCAGCTATATCTATAGTTGTTTATCATTATGGCAAAGACATATTCCCTTTTAATTTAGAGGTGATAGGTTTTCTTTTTAAGAAGGCAAATGTTGCTGTAAGTTATTTTTTCTTTCTATCGGGTTTTGTACTTGTCATCGCGTATTCAAATAAAACTAAAATTAATAATTTTAGCTTTATTAAGAATAGATTTGCTAGGCTCTATCCTGTTTATTTATTAGCTATAATATTAATTGTAATTTATAAGGCGGTAGTTAATTTTTACAATTTTGATCTAAAGGGTATGGTTTTGAATCTATTTATGGTTCAGTCTTGGTTTCCAGGAAAAGCCTTAGCATTTAATGTTCCAGCTTGGTCATTGTCAGTTGAAGTTTTTTTTTACGCTTTATTCCCCTTCTTTTTTAATTCATTTTATAATGGTAATAAATTATCCAAAAACTATATTTTAATAATTATATCTTTTTGGGTTTTAAGCCAAATTCTACTTCACCTCTATATGATGACAGATTTTTTTGAAAAATTTGCAAGTACAAGGGTATTGCATGAGTTTTTTCATTTTTTTCCTTTAATGCATTTAAATGAATTCCTTATTGGAAATTTAGCGGGCTTTTTTTTCAAACAAAACTTGAAGACATGGAAGAAGGATTATGATAAACTTATCTTAATTAATTTGATATTACTTTTGGTATTTCTAAAATATGTTCATGTATTTAATTATCATAATGGGTTGCTATTAATCCTTTTCTTGCCTTTGGTATTGCTCATTTCTCTAAATTCCGGTAAAATCACTTCAATTTTCAATAAACCTAGTTTGATTTTTTTGGGTGAAATAAGTTATGGCATATATATATTGCAGCTCCCAATTTACATCATTACTTTTAAGGTATTCAAGGTGTTAAATTTAAATAATCCAACTTTACATTTTTATTTTTATTTGATACTGTTGATAGTATTGTCATCATTGAGTTATAAATTAATTGAGAATCCACTCAGAGAGTACATTAAACGAAGTCATTTATCAGGAAAATGA
- a CDS encoding glycosyltransferase, with amino-acid sequence MKIPLTSIIIPTFNREDLIKKALDSVISQTNKNWECIVVDDGSTDNTLKVLEEYTKRDKRIQWFKRDRGPKGAPTCRNIGLEKANGDYVIYLDSDDFLMPYCLEQRVNAAIAFPNNDFWVFPTSLLEEGVLKKQNLELLENYLIGFLSSNLPWTIVNPFWRKEILLQLKGFTEGYPRFNDPELMIRALLLPKIKYKILNNAKPDTVLEPSPKSSGSFYKKVYQGLNLFIPDTVKHLEEAGKTEKTKHLVMYLWLWIKYYYAPNPSGKFIKSVKLIRSFYRLSILTSRKSLSLGARLLHFHLTRTLHLAHTDKLTNKGYFT; translated from the coding sequence ATGAAAATACCATTGACTTCTATTATTATTCCAACTTTTAATAGAGAAGATCTTATAAAGAAGGCTTTAGATTCGGTGATTTCTCAAACTAATAAAAACTGGGAATGTATTGTTGTTGATGATGGGTCTACTGATAACACTTTAAAGGTATTGGAGGAATACACTAAAAGGGATAAACGCATACAATGGTTCAAACGTGATAGAGGGCCTAAGGGGGCGCCAACCTGTAGAAATATTGGATTGGAAAAAGCTAATGGAGATTATGTGATATATCTAGATTCCGATGACTTTTTAATGCCATATTGTTTGGAACAAAGGGTAAACGCTGCTATAGCTTTTCCTAACAATGATTTTTGGGTGTTTCCGACATCATTATTAGAAGAAGGTGTTTTAAAGAAGCAAAACTTAGAATTATTAGAAAATTATTTGATTGGTTTTTTATCATCAAATTTACCCTGGACCATTGTAAATCCATTTTGGAGAAAAGAAATTCTTTTACAACTTAAAGGGTTTACAGAAGGGTATCCTAGATTTAATGACCCAGAATTGATGATTAGGGCTCTATTATTACCCAAGATTAAATATAAAATTTTAAATAATGCTAAACCAGATACTGTTTTGGAGCCGTCTCCTAAAAGCAGTGGTAGTTTTTATAAAAAGGTATATCAAGGTTTAAATCTTTTTATTCCAGATACCGTAAAACATTTAGAGGAAGCTGGGAAGACAGAGAAGACAAAGCATCTGGTAATGTATCTATGGCTATGGATAAAGTACTATTATGCCCCTAATCCTTCAGGTAAGTTCATTAAGTCAGTAAAACTAATTAGGAGTTTCTATAGGCTTAGTATATTGACTTCAAGGAAGTCTCTAAGTTTAGGGGCTCGATTACTACATTTCCATTTGACTAGAACTTTACATCTTGCGCATACAGACAAGTTAACCAATAAGGGGTATTTTACTTAG
- a CDS encoding methyltransferase domain-containing protein: MKFKHIDVYNERYDPQGKVLASDFKFPFEANSFDFVFLTSVFTHMFEKYLENYLIEIRRILKPNGRCLFTFFLLNEEAEKRVSKGKSAFTFK; the protein is encoded by the coding sequence ATTAAATTTAAACATATTGATGTTTATAATGAACGTTATGATCCCCAAGGAAAAGTTTTAGCATCAGATTTTAAATTCCCATTTGAAGCAAATAGTTTTGACTTTGTTTTTTTAACCTCGGTTTTTACTCATATGTTTGAAAAATATTTGGAAAATTATCTTATTGAAATTAGAAGAATTTTAAAACCTAATGGGAGATGTTTATTCACGTTTTTTTTGCTCAATGAGGAAGCAGAAAAACGAGTGTCCAAGGGTAAAAGCGCATTTACTTTTAAATAG
- a CDS encoding glycosyltransferase family 39 protein: MRKNYKYFIIGIVFSLFFLLITKPFNLGVTPDSVNYIEVARNISEGKGVVDNYGNLVNHWPPLYPLFLGLNSYLFNIDVIDAGLYLNLILALVYASLLILIMNELKIVDSLKLVSLLLVLFSISTTEFLLFTSEGLFVMFLMLTLYLFVKWIKLNSSLILIFVGISSGFLFLTRYAGVAFIGSICLYILFLSNKIFKVKLLNLCIYLVSVFLIIAIWITYTLKFPTTVVDRTIGFHIISFSKIKFGFHVFYDWFFYNKYFFGTIVFLTIFFLFKVNKLKLKKNNISFFNFLFIGTYIIFLLISISFFDAHTPLDYRILMPIYPMLILLIVTFFNYYYTYSKLNIYIYIILSVLLLSVCVSSVPVWKNHFFNGQGFSGKKWKNSGVVDYLKQHQNLNLYTNATDALRFFTRLQGEFIPIKYYPNIKQYNMNYEADILKMKGQVINGTKQILYFESVDWRDYLMSEKELFREFKDFEIISFKDGFLIK; this comes from the coding sequence ATGAGAAAAAATTACAAATATTTTATAATAGGAATTGTCTTTTCCTTATTTTTTTTATTAATAACCAAACCCTTTAACTTAGGAGTTACTCCTGATTCTGTTAATTATATTGAAGTTGCTAGAAATATATCGGAAGGGAAAGGAGTTGTTGATAATTATGGCAATTTAGTTAATCATTGGCCACCTTTATATCCATTGTTTTTAGGTTTAAATTCATATCTTTTTAATATAGATGTTATTGATGCTGGCCTATATTTAAACCTTATTTTAGCGTTAGTGTATGCCTCTTTATTGATCTTGATAATGAATGAATTAAAAATAGTTGATAGTCTTAAACTTGTTTCATTACTTCTTGTACTGTTCTCTATTTCAACTACTGAATTCCTTTTGTTTACAAGTGAAGGATTGTTTGTAATGTTTCTTATGTTGACCTTATATCTTTTTGTTAAATGGATAAAGTTAAATTCAAGCCTTATTTTAATTTTTGTTGGAATTTCTAGTGGTTTTTTATTTTTAACAAGATATGCTGGAGTAGCTTTTATTGGCTCAATTTGCCTATATATATTATTTCTATCTAATAAGATTTTTAAAGTTAAATTGTTGAATTTATGTATTTATCTTGTTTCAGTTTTTTTAATAATTGCAATCTGGATTACCTATACATTAAAATTCCCAACAACAGTTGTGGATAGAACAATTGGATTTCACATAATTAGTTTTTCAAAAATTAAATTCGGGTTTCATGTTTTTTATGATTGGTTTTTTTATAATAAGTACTTTTTTGGAACAATAGTATTCTTGACTATATTTTTTTTGTTTAAAGTCAATAAACTTAAGTTAAAAAAAAATAACATATCTTTTTTTAACTTTCTTTTTATAGGAACCTATATAATTTTTCTATTAATCTCGATTTCTTTTTTTGATGCACATACACCATTAGATTATAGGATATTGATGCCAATATACCCAATGCTAATTTTGTTAATTGTTACTTTTTTTAATTATTATTATACCTATAGTAAGTTAAATATATATATATATATAATTTTATCTGTTTTACTTCTTAGTGTTTGTGTATCTTCAGTTCCCGTATGGAAAAATCATTTTTTTAATGGTCAAGGGTTTTCTGGAAAAAAATGGAAGAATTCTGGTGTAGTGGATTATTTAAAACAACACCAAAATTTGAACTTGTATACTAATGCCACAGATGCCTTGAGGTTTTTTACTCGATTACAGGGAGAATTTATCCCAATTAAATATTATCCTAATATTAAACAATATAATATGAATTATGAAGCTGACATATTGAAAATGAAAGGACAAGTGATAAATGGAACAAAACAAATATTATATTTTGAAAGTGTAGATTGGCGTGATTATTTAATGTCTGAAAAAGAGTTGTTTCGGGAATTTAAGGATTTTGAAATAATTAGCTTTAAAGATGGTTTCTTAATTAAATAA
- a CDS encoding glycosyltransferase family 2 protein, with product MRETLDSILVQSYANWECLIIDDGSTDNTSEIVKTYIEKDNRFRYFRRTVPYKKGPSGCRNFGLFKSEGEFINWFDSDDLMQPSKLEKDLKALMKGNYDFTISQTLFFNNDTKREMEFWNECLYSQDPVNDFILKKIGWSTNAPLWKRKSLENVELNFNEDLIGPDDYDYHIKALLKKLKPAIIDEVLVKNRVHPNRIEYDNGKSYSRSIIVSELLENKDEFELSDECVLCQYKLSFYLVKNMYRNKKLREAMAFSKKLFSLNKHIFTKTKIIKLYSIGLFYKITNRGYSWFDKVKYNN from the coding sequence ATTAGGGAGACCCTAGATTCCATATTGGTGCAGTCATATGCCAATTGGGAATGCCTTATAATTGATGATGGATCTACCGATAATACTTCTGAAATAGTAAAAACCTATATAGAAAAAGATAATAGATTTAGATATTTTAGGCGAACGGTACCTTATAAAAAAGGCCCCTCTGGATGTCGAAATTTTGGGTTGTTTAAAAGTGAGGGAGAATTTATAAATTGGTTTGATTCTGATGACCTAATGCAGCCTTCCAAACTAGAAAAGGACTTAAAAGCTTTAATGAAAGGAAATTATGATTTTACAATTTCTCAAACATTATTTTTTAATAATGATACCAAGCGGGAAATGGAATTTTGGAATGAGTGTTTATACAGTCAGGATCCTGTAAATGATTTTATTTTAAAAAAAATAGGGTGGAGTACCAATGCACCTCTGTGGAAAAGAAAATCTTTGGAAAATGTAGAGCTAAATTTTAATGAAGATTTAATAGGGCCAGATGATTATGACTATCATATCAAAGCTTTGTTGAAAAAATTGAAGCCAGCAATTATAGATGAGGTTCTTGTAAAAAATAGAGTGCATCCCAATAGGATAGAGTATGATAATGGTAAGTCCTATTCTAGGTCAATAATTGTTAGCGAGTTGTTGGAAAATAAAGATGAGTTTGAGCTTTCCGATGAATGTGTCCTGTGTCAATATAAACTAAGCTTTTACCTTGTGAAAAATATGTATAGAAATAAAAAATTGCGGGAAGCAATGGCGTTTTCTAAGAAACTTTTTAGTTTGAACAAGCATATTTTTACAAAAACAAAAATAATCAAATTATATAGTATTGGTCTATTTTATAAAATTACCAATAGGGGCTATAGCTGGTTTGACAAGGTAAAATATAATAATTAA
- a CDS encoding glycosyltransferase: MNIAIFSPNNNTYSETFIQAHKELLKGNIYYYHGQFPNLELNQKSLVNNSSRIWFLRVYRKLTRKSFSYLYNQVIVRSLKRNKIDVVLVEYGSYAYQLISVLKLVKIPFVVHFHGFDASVKSVIASCGNYSEVFMHAEKIIVVSKVMLQALINLGCPENKLVYTPCGPQGEFYEVNPKFFKKQFVSVGRFTDKKAPYYTILAFKKVLEKHPDATMVMAGEGMLFNVCKNLVKLLSLENNVKLVGVITSDQFRKLLEESLAFVQHSITADNGDMEGTPVTILEASASGLPIISTYHGGISDVIQHTATGLLSKEHDVDQMSNNMIMLLEDMDYAKGLGLAGKKRIKAHFSLEKHISILQETLESVQ, from the coding sequence ATGAATATTGCAATTTTTTCACCCAATAATAATACATACTCGGAAACATTTATACAAGCTCATAAAGAGCTTTTAAAAGGGAATATTTATTACTATCATGGCCAATTTCCTAACCTCGAGTTAAATCAAAAGTCTTTGGTTAATAATAGTTCAAGAATTTGGTTCCTTAGAGTATATAGGAAATTAACCCGGAAATCGTTTTCATACCTTTATAATCAAGTTATTGTTAGGTCTTTAAAGCGAAACAAAATAGATGTGGTCTTGGTAGAATATGGTTCGTATGCCTACCAATTAATATCTGTATTGAAACTAGTGAAAATTCCATTTGTGGTTCACTTTCATGGTTTTGACGCTAGTGTAAAGAGTGTAATTGCATCCTGTGGAAATTACTCGGAAGTCTTTATGCATGCAGAAAAAATAATTGTAGTATCTAAAGTGATGTTACAAGCCTTAATAAATTTAGGATGTCCTGAAAACAAATTGGTGTATACACCTTGTGGCCCTCAAGGGGAATTTTATGAGGTCAATCCTAAGTTTTTTAAAAAGCAATTTGTGTCAGTGGGGAGATTCACTGATAAAAAAGCACCATATTATACCATTTTAGCTTTTAAGAAAGTGTTGGAAAAACATCCAGATGCCACTATGGTGATGGCTGGTGAGGGCATGTTGTTCAATGTCTGTAAAAACTTAGTCAAATTATTGAGTCTTGAAAATAATGTAAAGTTGGTAGGAGTTATAACTTCAGACCAATTTAGAAAACTCTTGGAAGAATCGTTGGCGTTTGTTCAGCATTCAATTACCGCAGACAATGGCGATATGGAGGGGACTCCAGTTACAATTTTAGAAGCAAGTGCTTCTGGACTCCCAATTATTTCTACTTATCATGGAGGTATTTCAGATGTGATTCAACATACAGCAACAGGCCTCTTGTCTAAAGAACATGATGTAGACCAAATGTCCAACAATATGATAATGTTGTTGGAAGATATGGATTATGCTAAAGGTCTAGGGCTAGCAGGGAAAAAACGTATAAAAGCTCATTTTAGCTTAGAAAAACATATCAGTATATTACAAGAAACTTTAGAGAGTGTTCAATAA
- a CDS encoding glycosyltransferase, which translates to MRTQPLVSICIPTYNGADFIAQAMDSVLAQTYANLEIVVSDDSSKDNTLKIIESYKSKTNLPIHIVDHEPKGIGANWNNCIRLAQGQYIKFLFQDDILLPECVEKMVEVLENYPNISLVAVKRNLIFEESVLKEERSRWIDVYGDLQKSLNLRSNGHGISFLDRGLFKSFRFFNAPLNKIGEPTTVLIRKNIFNKVGIFREDLKQILDYEFYYRVLKHQNILILNEKQVKFRIHANQASFINNTSVMDEDQVYFRNEIYKQFPLQLPKKKLYSYYFNKFRK; encoded by the coding sequence ATGAGAACACAACCTTTGGTTTCCATTTGCATCCCTACCTATAACGGGGCCGATTTTATAGCCCAAGCCATGGATTCTGTCCTTGCACAAACCTATGCTAATTTAGAAATTGTGGTGTCTGACGATAGCTCAAAAGACAATACCTTAAAAATTATAGAATCCTACAAATCCAAAACCAACTTACCAATTCATATAGTTGATCATGAGCCTAAGGGAATTGGAGCCAATTGGAATAATTGCATAAGGTTGGCTCAAGGTCAATACATTAAGTTCTTGTTTCAGGACGATATTCTATTGCCTGAGTGTGTGGAAAAAATGGTGGAGGTATTAGAAAATTATCCTAACATTAGTTTAGTTGCAGTTAAACGAAACCTTATTTTTGAAGAGTCAGTTCTTAAGGAAGAGAGGTCAAGGTGGATTGATGTGTATGGAGACTTGCAGAAAAGTTTAAACTTAAGGTCCAATGGTCATGGAATAAGTTTTTTAGATAGAGGTTTGTTTAAATCTTTTAGATTTTTCAATGCTCCTTTGAATAAAATTGGAGAACCTACAACAGTCCTTATTAGGAAGAATATTTTTAACAAAGTTGGAATATTTCGAGAGGATTTAAAACAGATTCTAGATTATGAATTTTATTATAGAGTATTAAAACATCAAAATATATTGATACTTAATGAAAAACAGGTAAAGTTTCGGATACATGCAAATCAAGCGTCCTTTATTAATAATACCAGCGTAATGGACGAAGATCAGGTTTATTTTCGAAATGAAATATATAAACAATTTCCATTGCAACTTCCTAAAAAAAAGCTTTATAGCTACTATTTTAATAAATTTAGAAAATAA